The following are encoded in a window of Pseudomonadota bacterium genomic DNA:
- a CDS encoding sugar transferase: MDFIIKRMVDIAVAGGLLLVLSPLLLVLAVLVRLRLGAPIFFTQTRIGRGEAPFTLIKFRTMTDARGSDGALLGDDVRLTAFGRWLRATSLDELPELWNILMGDMSLVGPRPLLPEYLPFYSEAEKLRHRMRPGITGLAQVNGRNAIGWDARLALDAAYVQNFSIAADARILWHTIAVVLQREGISADGHVTMQRLDIERSKGTV, from the coding sequence ATGGATTTTATTATCAAACGCATGGTCGATATCGCCGTCGCGGGCGGGTTGCTGCTGGTGCTTTCACCATTGTTGCTGGTGCTAGCGGTGCTGGTGCGCCTGCGGCTGGGTGCGCCGATTTTCTTTACGCAAACGCGCATTGGCCGCGGCGAAGCGCCCTTCACCCTCATCAAATTCCGCACCATGACGGATGCGCGCGGCAGCGATGGCGCGTTGCTGGGCGACGATGTGCGCCTCACCGCGTTTGGCCGCTGGCTGCGCGCGACCAGCCTCGATGAGCTGCCGGAGCTGTGGAATATCCTGATGGGCGATATGAGCCTCGTCGGCCCGCGGCCGCTGCTGCCGGAATATCTGCCGTTTTACAGCGAGGCCGAAAAACTGCGCCACCGCATGCGCCCGGGCATCACCGGCCTTGCGCAGGTGAACGGCCGCAACGCCATCGGCTGGGATGCGCGCCTCGCGCTTGATGCCGCCTATGTGCAGAATTTTTCCATCGCCGCCGATGCGCGGATTTTGTGGCACACGATCGCGGTCGTGCTACAACGCGAAGGCATCAGCGCAGATGGGCATGTGACCATGCAGCGGCTGGATATTGAACGCAGCAAAGGTACCGTATGA
- a CDS encoding aminotransferase class I/II-fold pyridoxal phosphate-dependent enzyme, with translation MSNFPRIFLSPPHMGGQEQQYVAQAFESNYIAPLGPMVDGFERAFTQLTGIPHCVALTSGTAALHLALRGLGVGAGDTVIASSLTFIGSITPIIYQGATPIFIDADPAHWTMDVNLLRETLAAAKKQNALPKAVVPTDLYGQSCDAAAIRAVCDEYGVPLVIDAAESVGASYGDQHAGYLAHAAAFSFNGNKIITTSGGGMLASHDKKLIDEARFLSQQARDPAPYYEHTTYGYNYRMSNIVAAIGCGQLEVLAERVARRRAVFDAYHAALADLPGIGFMPEAAYGRGNRWLSVITVDAAAFGADSETIRLALEQENIEARPTWKPMHLQPVFHGARMVGGAVSEQLFRNGLCLPSGTQMSDADIARIVTVIRGCQR, from the coding sequence ATGAGCAACTTTCCGCGCATTTTTCTTTCACCGCCGCATATGGGCGGGCAGGAACAGCAGTATGTCGCGCAGGCCTTTGAGAGCAATTACATCGCGCCGCTGGGGCCGATGGTCGATGGGTTCGAGCGCGCGTTTACGCAGCTGACCGGCATCCCGCACTGTGTCGCCCTCACCTCGGGCACGGCGGCGCTGCATCTTGCGTTGCGCGGGCTGGGTGTCGGCGCGGGGGATACGGTGATTGCGTCATCCCTCACCTTCATCGGCAGCATCACGCCGATTATCTATCAGGGCGCGACGCCGATTTTTATCGATGCCGATCCCGCCCATTGGACGATGGATGTGAACCTGCTACGCGAAACCCTCGCCGCGGCCAAAAAGCAAAACGCGCTGCCCAAAGCCGTGGTGCCGACCGACCTCTATGGCCAGAGCTGTGATGCCGCCGCCATCCGCGCGGTGTGCGATGAGTATGGCGTGCCGCTCGTGATCGACGCCGCCGAATCCGTCGGCGCGAGCTATGGCGACCAGCATGCGGGCTACCTTGCCCATGCCGCGGCGTTCTCGTTCAACGGCAACAAAATCATCACCACCAGCGGCGGCGGCATGCTCGCCAGCCACGACAAAAAACTGATCGACGAAGCGCGCTTCCTCAGCCAGCAGGCGCGTGACCCAGCGCCCTATTACGAGCACACGACCTATGGCTATAACTACCGGATGAGCAATATTGTCGCCGCCATCGGCTGCGGGCAGCTGGAAGTGCTGGCAGAACGGGTGGCACGGCGGCGCGCGGTGTTCGATGCTTATCATGCCGCGCTGGCCGACCTGCCGGGCATCGGGTTTATGCCCGAAGCCGCTTATGGCCGCGGCAACCGCTGGCTGAGCGTCATCACGGTGGATGCGGCGGCATTTGGCGCCGACAGCGAAACCATCCGCCTCGCGCTGGAGCAGGAAAATATTGAAGCGCGACCAACCTGGAAACCGATGCACCTGCAGCCGGTGTTCCACGGCGCGCGGATGGTGGGCGGCGCGGTCAGCGAACAGCTTTTCCGCAACGGGCTCTGCCTGCCTTCGGGCACACAGATGAGCGACGCCGACATCGCGCGGATTGTCACGGTGATTCGCGGGTGCCAGCGGTAA
- the rnc gene encoding ribonuclease III, with protein MASAVTLTDLQQALGYSFRNPALLSLALTHRSLGRDAGDAHNQRLEFLGDAVLGLVIADMLYHLFPGEAEGDLSKRQVSLVNGDQLAKIAISMQLGDHLVLSGGEAEQGGRTNPSNLEDACEALLGAIYLDGGLVPARAVIDRFWKSQAQAMKAPPKDPKTALQEWAQARGLALPTYTVLSADGPSHAPHFIIEARVGDSPPARGEAGTKKLAERLAAEALLAVL; from the coding sequence ATGGCAAGCGCCGTGACATTGACCGACCTCCAGCAGGCGCTTGGCTACAGCTTCCGCAACCCGGCCTTGCTTAGCCTTGCGCTCACCCACCGCTCACTCGGGCGGGATGCGGGCGATGCGCATAACCAGCGCCTCGAATTTCTGGGCGATGCGGTGCTGGGCCTTGTGATTGCGGATATGCTGTATCACCTCTTTCCCGGCGAGGCGGAGGGGGATTTGAGCAAGCGGCAAGTGTCGCTCGTCAACGGTGACCAGCTCGCCAAAATCGCCATTTCGATGCAGCTGGGCGACCATCTCGTGCTCAGCGGCGGCGAGGCGGAGCAGGGCGGCCGCACCAACCCCTCCAACCTGGAGGACGCGTGTGAGGCGCTGCTCGGCGCGATTTATCTGGATGGCGGGTTGGTGCCTGCCCGCGCGGTCATCGACCGTTTCTGGAAATCACAGGCGCAAGCCATGAAGGCACCACCCAAAGACCCCAAAACCGCGCTGCAGGAATGGGCGCAAGCGCGCGGCCTGGCGCTGCCGACCTATACCGTCCTCAGCGCAGATGGCCCAAGCCACGCGCCGCATTTCATCATCGAAGCCCGCGTCGGCGATAGCCCTCCCGCCCGCGGTGAAGCCGGCACCAAAAAACTCGCCGAGCGGTTAGCGGCGGAAGCGTTGTTGGCGGTGTTGTAG
- the lepB gene encoding signal peptidase I — translation MTETQPVSPLLTPKKAKKKETPGEMFRSFAFAVLLALLFRSVAYEPFHIPSGSMLSTLYEGDYIFVSKLSYGYSRYSFPFSPDMFGGERVLGTMPARGDVVVFRNPVDTSTDYIKRVIGLPGDRVQMKHDRLYINGTLVEQTRRGDVTLPDSQGQMHAIPRYEETLPGGRSHVVLDANPDNQDPTTGFNSDNTAVYTVPEGHFFMMGDNRDNSQDSRFSKELGYGNAPGFVPFENLIGRAEIIAFSWKGEPGRWLKSIL, via the coding sequence ATGACCGAGACCCAACCCGTATCGCCCTTGCTCACCCCGAAAAAAGCGAAGAAAAAAGAAACGCCCGGCGAGATGTTCCGCTCGTTTGCGTTTGCGGTGCTGCTGGCGCTGCTGTTCCGCTCGGTGGCGTATGAGCCGTTCCACATTCCCTCGGGCTCGATGCTGAGCACGCTGTATGAGGGCGATTATATCTTCGTGTCGAAGCTGTCCTATGGCTACAGCCGCTATTCCTTCCCCTTCAGCCCGGATATGTTTGGCGGCGAGCGCGTGCTTGGCACCATGCCGGCGCGTGGCGATGTGGTGGTGTTTCGCAACCCGGTCGATACCAGCACCGATTACATCAAGCGCGTGATCGGCCTGCCTGGCGACAGGGTGCAGATGAAGCATGACCGGCTCTATATCAACGGTACGCTGGTCGAGCAGACCCGCCGTGGCGATGTGACCCTGCCCGATTCGCAGGGGCAGATGCATGCCATCCCGCGCTACGAGGAAACGCTGCCCGGCGGCCGCAGCCACGTCGTGCTTGATGCCAATCCCGATAACCAGGACCCCACCACGGGCTTCAATTCGGATAATACGGCGGTCTACACCGTGCCCGAGGGGCATTTCTTCATGATGGGCGACAATCGCGATAACTCGCAGGACAGCCGCTTCAGCAAGGAGCTGGGCTATGGCAATGCGCCGGGCTTCGTGCCGTTTGAAAACCTGATCGGCCGCGCCGAGATCATCGCCTTCTCATGGAAGGGCGAGCCGGGGCGGTGGTTGAAGTCCATCCTCTAA
- the rimO gene encoding 30S ribosomal protein S12 methylthiotransferase RimO, whose translation MARAAATTKKNSTVSAAPRVGFVSLGCAKALVDSERILTRLRAEGYELAPDYRGSDLVIVNTCGFLDSAREESLAAIGEALNDNGKVVVTGCLGAEPEVITARYPNVLAITGPQHYEAVMDAVHKALPRLHEPYADLVPPQGIRLTPRHYAYLKISEGCNNRCTFCIIPALRGDLVSRPIADVLKEAELLAKAGVKELLVVSQDTSAYGIDVKYAPGSWRDREYKTSMLELCEALSALGIWVRLQYVYPYPHVDHVMPLMAEGKILPYLDIPFQHASPKVLKAMKRPANQEKTADRIAAWRRAVPDLAVRSTFIVGFPGETEEDFQFLLDWMEEVNLDRVGCFKYENVVGATARELGDHVPEEVKEERWHRFMEAAQGISARQLTKKIGTTQQAIVDGIADGKLICRTRADAPEVDGNAFAPAQKGIRVGDFVNLDITDADAYDLYGLIRQPS comes from the coding sequence ATGGCCCGCGCCGCCGCCACTACCAAAAAGAACAGCACCGTTTCCGCCGCCCCGCGCGTTGGGTTCGTGTCGCTGGGGTGCGCCAAGGCGCTGGTGGATTCCGAACGCATCCTGACCCGTCTGCGCGCCGAGGGCTACGAGTTGGCGCCGGATTATCGCGGGTCGGATCTGGTCATCGTCAACACGTGCGGTTTTCTTGATTCGGCGCGCGAGGAATCGCTTGCCGCCATCGGCGAGGCGCTGAACGATAATGGCAAAGTGGTTGTCACCGGCTGTTTGGGAGCGGAGCCAGAGGTGATTACCGCGCGCTATCCCAACGTGCTCGCCATCACCGGTCCGCAGCATTACGAAGCGGTGATGGACGCCGTGCACAAAGCCCTGCCGCGCCTGCACGAGCCCTATGCCGACCTTGTGCCGCCGCAAGGCATCCGCCTGACGCCGCGCCACTATGCCTATCTGAAAATCTCGGAAGGCTGCAACAACCGCTGCACCTTCTGCATCATCCCGGCGCTGCGTGGTGATCTCGTCAGCCGCCCGATTGCGGATGTGCTGAAAGAAGCCGAACTGCTCGCCAAAGCGGGGGTGAAAGAGCTGCTGGTCGTTTCGCAGGACACCAGCGCCTATGGCATCGATGTGAAATATGCGCCCGGCAGCTGGCGTGACCGTGAATATAAAACCTCGATGCTGGAGCTGTGCGAGGCGTTGAGCGCGCTCGGCATCTGGGTGCGGTTGCAGTATGTGTATCCTTATCCGCATGTGGACCATGTGATGCCGCTGATGGCGGAGGGCAAAATTCTGCCGTATCTCGACATCCCGTTCCAGCATGCCTCGCCGAAGGTGCTCAAAGCGATGAAGCGCCCGGCCAATCAGGAAAAAACCGCCGACCGCATCGCCGCCTGGCGCCGCGCCGTGCCGGATCTCGCGGTGCGCTCGACCTTCATCGTCGGCTTCCCCGGCGAAACGGAAGAGGATTTCCAGTTCCTGCTCGATTGGATGGAAGAGGTGAACCTCGACCGCGTCGGCTGCTTTAAATATGAAAACGTGGTGGGCGCCACCGCGCGCGAGCTTGGTGACCATGTGCCCGAGGAAGTGAAAGAGGAGCGCTGGCACCGCTTCATGGAGGCCGCGCAGGGCATTTCCGCGCGCCAGCTCACCAAAAAAATCGGCACCACCCAGCAAGCGATTGTCGATGGCATCGCCGATGGGAAACTCATCTGCCGCACCCGCGCCGATGCACCGGAAGTGGATGGCAATGCCTTCGCGCCCGCGCAAAAAGGCATCCGCGTGGGCGACTTTGTGAATTTGGATATCACCGATGCGGATGCGTATGATCTGTATGGCCTCATCCGCCAACCCAGCTAG
- a CDS encoding tyrosine-protein phosphatase, with the protein MLRRRLKYTGIALVSAVLLGAIFLGVQLYFGNFHETIEGELYRSAQLEEGDLTRYVEKYKIASVINLRGENIGSPWYDDEVREAKSLGITHIDFRMKRSRELTDGQAFALIEAMRTAPKPLLIHCYSGADRTGLAAALYLAAIAKRSEWSSERQLWLNYGHMPFGMGESVAMNRTFERLESYLGFGDS; encoded by the coding sequence ATGCTGCGACGCCGCCTGAAATATACAGGCATTGCTTTGGTTTCTGCTGTGTTATTGGGGGCGATATTTCTGGGCGTGCAGCTCTATTTTGGCAATTTTCATGAGACGATCGAGGGCGAGCTTTACCGCTCGGCGCAGCTGGAAGAGGGCGACCTCACGCGCTATGTGGAGAAATACAAAATCGCCAGCGTCATCAACCTGCGCGGCGAGAATATTGGCTCGCCGTGGTATGATGACGAGGTGCGCGAGGCGAAAAGCCTTGGCATCACCCATATTGATTTCCGCATGAAGCGCAGCCGGGAGCTGACGGATGGGCAGGCGTTTGCGCTGATCGAGGCCATGCGCACCGCGCCTAAGCCACTGCTGATTCACTGTTATTCGGGGGCAGATCGCACGGGGCTTGCGGCCGCGCTGTATCTTGCGGCCATCGCCAAACGCAGTGAATGGTCGTCCGAACGGCAATTATGGCTGAATTACGGGCATATGCCGTTTGGCATGGGTGAATCCGTCGCCATGAACCGTACCTTCGAGCGGTTGGAATCCTACCTTGGATTCGGGGATTCCTGA
- a CDS encoding prepilin-type N-terminal cleavage/methylation domain-containing protein, protein MRNAFSLVELSIVLVILGLLVGGVLAGKSLIRAAEIRSITTEAQRYATAIYSFREKYFFLPGDIPNATQLWQTATVCPGTSAEPSTDSKTCNGNGDGFVGQLASTIYERFRLWQHLANAGLIEGTYTGVPGSAGNNHVVIGQNTPTARLTPAGWAVLSNATVGNWMQFGVGQVAVNGSNLLAAITPEEAWNVDTKMDDGNPGVGKIRATTALCTDGVAAPAGVYALSTTDIVCALQFYMIP, encoded by the coding sequence ATGCGCAACGCGTTTTCACTTGTAGAGCTATCGATCGTCCTTGTTATCCTCGGCTTGCTTGTCGGGGGGGTGTTGGCGGGGAAATCGCTCATCCGCGCGGCGGAAATCCGTAGCATTACGACCGAAGCGCAGCGGTATGCCACTGCGATCTATTCCTTCCGCGAAAAGTATTTTTTCTTGCCCGGCGATATACCAAACGCCACCCAGCTGTGGCAAACCGCGACGGTCTGCCCCGGAACAAGTGCCGAACCCAGCACCGACAGCAAAACATGCAACGGCAATGGCGATGGGTTTGTCGGCCAGCTTGCCTCCACCATTTATGAGCGGTTCCGCCTATGGCAGCATTTGGCCAATGCCGGGCTGATCGAGGGCACCTACACGGGTGTCCCCGGTTCTGCGGGCAACAACCATGTGGTCATCGGGCAAAACACGCCCACAGCGCGCCTCACCCCTGCAGGGTGGGCAGTGCTGAGCAACGCGACCGTAGGCAACTGGATGCAATTTGGTGTCGGCCAGGTAGCGGTCAATGGGAGTAACCTCCTCGCGGCGATCACGCCGGAAGAGGCCTGGAATGTGGATACTAAAATGGACGATGGCAATCCGGGAGTCGGGAAGATCCGAGCCACCACCGCACTCTGCACCGACGGCGTCGCCGCCCCAGCGGGTGTGTATGCATTATCCACCACGGACATCGTCTGCGCGCTGCAGTTTTATATGATTCCGTGA
- a CDS encoding prepilin-type N-terminal cleavage/methylation domain-containing protein, producing the protein MKRAFSLVELSIVLVILGLLVGGILAGKSLISAAELRAVTTEYTRYITASHTFRDKYFALPGDMANATAVWGKDDTNCTGHTGSNATPGTCNGDGDGQITSAAGVSATGEMFRFWQQLSLAGLIEGTYSGLSGPTLYMSYPGADVVPGTNTPASKFGKGGWAMLYLPVPAGDSSTYARNYKNMFTIGMRRANFLPLDALFKPEDAWNIDKKIDDGVPGTGKVMARDYTGWGFATSCTNSTSQTDYTATYKTDHATIACTLMFPDAF; encoded by the coding sequence ATGAAACGCGCGTTCTCTTTGGTCGAGTTGTCGATTGTTCTCGTCATCCTCGGCTTGCTTGTCGGCGGCATTCTGGCTGGAAAATCCTTGATAAGCGCCGCCGAGTTGCGCGCCGTTACCACGGAATACACCCGCTACATCACCGCCAGCCACACCTTCCGCGACAAATATTTCGCGCTCCCGGGCGATATGGCCAACGCCACCGCCGTCTGGGGCAAGGATGACACCAACTGCACCGGCCATACCGGCAGCAACGCCACCCCCGGCACCTGCAACGGCGATGGGGATGGGCAAATTACCTCTGCCGCCGGTGTCAGCGCCACGGGCGAAATGTTTCGTTTTTGGCAGCAGCTTTCGCTGGCCGGGTTGATCGAGGGCACCTATAGCGGCCTTTCCGGCCCCACCCTGTATATGTCCTATCCCGGCGCGGATGTAGTGCCCGGCACCAACACCCCCGCGTCCAAATTCGGCAAAGGCGGGTGGGCGATGCTGTATCTGCCCGTTCCGGCGGGCGACAGCTCGACCTATGCACGCAACTACAAGAACATGTTCACCATTGGCATGCGGCGCGCCAACTTCCTGCCGCTGGATGCGCTGTTCAAACCGGAAGACGCCTGGAATATCGATAAGAAAATCGATGACGGCGTCCCCGGCACCGGCAAAGTCATGGCGCGCGACTATACCGGCTGGGGCTTTGCCACCTCCTGCACCAACTCAACCTCCCAAACCGACTACACCGCCACCTACAAAACCGACCACGCCACCATCGCCTGCACCCTGATGTTCCCGGATGCGTTTTAG
- a CDS encoding efflux transporter outer membrane subunit produces MRKLTLSAMLLLTACSVGPDFAMPNLELPTLWSHESAVSTATTPIPLDWWKLFNDPILTALEEEGQKANADTLLAAARVAQARAQLGLSEANQYPQLDAQGGANRTSRSKESATNPGGSAKPYNDFSVAAVLSYEVDLWGKLRRASESARAQLLSTQANRDAVALAVASDIASGYFNLLALDAQIAVTKQTIATRQSSEHYQASHYKHGAIDALSYRQAEAELAQAQAVLPGLEQAQVEQQNALSILLGRSPHALVERPIARGKALSALPVPPAIPADLPSSLLTRRPDIAAAQQDMVAANADIGVATAAYFPSLSLSALIGLDSQHVDNLLKSSARNWMLGGSLAAPILDAGRTRANVDAAKARNDAAIITYQQVVRSAFAEALNAMSAVRTSEVAAAAQTRQVTARRDAARIAARRYDAGYSTQLERLDTDRALFQSQLDQIQSTRDRLSASVTLYKALGGGWTAADKVQGQH; encoded by the coding sequence ATGCGTAAGCTAACCCTCAGCGCCATGCTGCTGCTCACCGCTTGTTCGGTCGGCCCGGATTTTGCGATGCCGAACCTCGAGCTGCCGACCTTGTGGAGCCACGAGAGCGCCGTCAGCACCGCCACCACGCCCATCCCGCTCGATTGGTGGAAGCTGTTCAACGATCCCATCCTGACCGCGCTGGAAGAAGAGGGCCAAAAAGCCAACGCCGACACGCTGCTCGCCGCCGCCCGCGTCGCACAAGCGCGCGCCCAGCTTGGCCTGTCGGAAGCCAACCAATACCCGCAGCTGGATGCGCAGGGCGGCGCCAACCGCACCAGCCGCAGCAAGGAAAGCGCGACCAATCCCGGCGGTTCCGCGAAGCCGTATAACGATTTCAGCGTCGCCGCCGTGCTCAGCTACGAGGTGGATTTGTGGGGCAAGCTGCGCCGCGCTTCGGAATCCGCCCGCGCCCAATTGCTCTCGACCCAAGCCAACCGCGACGCCGTGGCGCTTGCCGTCGCCAGCGACATCGCCAGCGGCTATTTCAACCTGCTCGCGCTTGATGCGCAAATCGCGGTGACCAAACAAACCATCGCCACCCGCCAATCCAGCGAGCATTATCAGGCCAGCCACTATAAACACGGCGCGATCGATGCGCTGAGCTACCGTCAGGCGGAAGCCGAGTTGGCGCAGGCGCAGGCCGTGCTGCCAGGGTTGGAGCAGGCGCAGGTCGAGCAGCAGAATGCGCTGTCCATCCTGCTTGGCCGCTCGCCGCATGCGCTGGTCGAGCGCCCCATTGCCCGCGGCAAAGCGCTGAGCGCCCTGCCAGTGCCGCCCGCCATTCCCGCCGACCTGCCATCCAGCCTGCTCACCCGCCGCCCGGATATTGCCGCCGCGCAGCAGGACATGGTCGCTGCCAATGCCGATATCGGTGTGGCCACCGCGGCGTATTTCCCGAGCCTCTCGCTTTCCGCGCTCATCGGGCTCGATAGCCAGCATGTCGATAATCTACTGAAAAGCTCCGCCCGCAACTGGATGCTCGGCGGCAGCCTCGCCGCGCCTATCCTCGATGCCGGTCGCACCCGCGCGAATGTGGATGCCGCGAAGGCCCGCAACGACGCCGCCATCATCACCTACCAGCAGGTCGTGCGCAGCGCCTTCGCCGAAGCACTCAACGCCATGAGCGCCGTGCGCACGAGCGAAGTCGCCGCCGCCGCCCAAACCCGCCAAGTCACTGCCCGCCGCGACGCCGCCCGCATCGCCGCCCGCCGTTATGACGCGGGCTATTCCACCCAGCTCGAACGGCTCGATACCGACCGCGCACTGTTCCAGTCCCAGCTCGACCAGATCCAATCCACCCGCGACCGCCTCAGCGCCAGCGTCACGCTTTACAAGGCGCTCGGCGGTGGGTGGACCGCGGCAGATAAGGTGCAAGGGCAGCATTAG